In Maridesulfovibrio bastinii DSM 16055, the genomic window TGGCCAGATCGATGTACTGTTGTGGAGTGCGCAAGTCTGACGTTCTTCAAAATATGTCCGGTTACGGTCTTTTTACCGGAGGACTTGGCATCCACTACGGATCAGAAAGGCTTGGCTGCCTGACGATTCCAGCAGGTGCCGGAAATACAAAACGCCAGATCAAACTGATCCGAGATTTTAATGTTTCGGTAATGCATATCATTCCTTCATTTGCCCTTTATTTTGCACAGAAAGTCCGCGATGAAGGTTTTGAACCGAAAACAATGCCCTGGCGTATAGCTTTAATAGGTGCTGAACCGCATACCGAGGACACCCGTAAAAGAATTGAAGAGCTGATGAATATCAAGGCTTTCAATTCGTACGGTATGACTGAAATGAATGGTCCCGGTGTAGCTTTCGAGTGTGAACATCAAAACGGTATGCATATCTGGGAAGATTCATACTTACCTGAAATAATCAATCCGCAGACTGGTGAACACGTTAAAGAAGGCGAGATCGGAGAACTGGTCATGACGACCCTGACCCGTGAAGGAATGCCGCTCATACGCTACAGAACGCGTGACCTTACTCGTTTTATACCCGGCAAATGCGCTTGTGGAAGAGTTCACCGCAGAATGGACCGCATAGCCGGACGTGCTGACGACATGCTGATTATTAAGGGTGTTAATATTTACCCCATGCAGATTGAAAAAATCCTCATGGCCATGCCTGAAGTCGGACAGAACTATCTGATAGAACTCATTCGTGAAAAATTCATCGATCAGATCAGAGTAAAAGTTGAAATTAAAGATGAATTTTTTGTCGAAGATATGCGTGTTTTGCAATCACTGCAAAAACGTATTGCGGCAAAATTACGTGATGAAATTCTGGTTACCCCGAGGGTTGAGCTTGTCATGCACAATTCAATTCCCAAATCCGAAGGTAAGGCCCAGCGTGTGGTAGACCTGAGAGACGTGGAGGGATAACAAGCGATGATTACCGCACTGGCAATCATTTTAATACTCCTCATGCTGCTTTCACTATGTCTGCATGTATTCGGACTCCCCGGTAACTGGGTTCTCCTGCTGCTTGTTGTGGGCTGGAAACTCTTTCAGCCTCATGCAATGACATGGAATTTTATCTCATGGATTGCGGTCATTGCTCTCATTGGAGAACTACTCGAATTTGCTGCCCAATATATGGGTGGTAAAAAATTCGGTGCATCAGGACGGGGCAACTTCGGAGCTTTTATCGGAGCCATAGCCGGAGCAATGCTCGGAGCACCATTTTTTTTCGGTCTGGGAGCTTTGCCCGGAGCACTTATTGGAGCTTTCGCTGGATGCCTGATTCTGGAAATGTCGCATGGCAGAAGTTTTCAGGAAGCACAGCGATGTGCATGGGGAGCCTTCTGGGGAAAAGCTTTCGGCATGACAGTTAAAGTAA contains:
- a CDS encoding phenylacetate--CoA ligase family protein, whose product is MYYDKVESLERDEIDALQADRLRKVVETAMASPFYKKKYAEADIDPASIKTVDDVRRLPFTTKNDLRNNYPDGFLTRPVEDFVRLHVSSGTTGTPTAVYYTQSDLDKWADLMARSMYCCGVRKSDVLQNMSGYGLFTGGLGIHYGSERLGCLTIPAGAGNTKRQIKLIRDFNVSVMHIIPSFALYFAQKVRDEGFEPKTMPWRIALIGAEPHTEDTRKRIEELMNIKAFNSYGMTEMNGPGVAFECEHQNGMHIWEDSYLPEIINPQTGEHVKEGEIGELVMTTLTREGMPLIRYRTRDLTRFIPGKCACGRVHRRMDRIAGRADDMLIIKGVNIYPMQIEKILMAMPEVGQNYLIELIREKFIDQIRVKVEIKDEFFVEDMRVLQSLQKRIAAKLRDEILVTPRVELVMHNSIPKSEGKAQRVVDLRDVEG
- a CDS encoding DUF456 domain-containing protein encodes the protein MITALAIILILLMLLSLCLHVFGLPGNWVLLLLVVGWKLFQPHAMTWNFISWIAVIALIGELLEFAAQYMGGKKFGASGRGNFGAFIGAIAGAMLGAPFFFGLGALPGALIGAFAGCLILEMSHGRSFQEAQRCAWGAFWGKAFGMTVKVSLGVWMFALSVSRVWP